One segment of Mobula birostris isolate sMobBir1 chromosome 27, sMobBir1.hap1, whole genome shotgun sequence DNA contains the following:
- the ubxn10 gene encoding UBX domain-containing protein 10: protein MTATEPTSRPSSGSKSISFDLPAHSITDPNSNIMNVPRPKSAKGRSHSNSAYVHGTETCSYPVPIPTTFSDWSGCPSSSPPAPVLYPHTRITRVTKEEVPELLHPLPSRPSSSLNRYRVLPSIGTSVIRTKTPDHNVDLNIDFEEKLSLHGEKKPSHLKSKSATSKEHSLVFPLDEPSESEPKLRLAVRYPSGQRFECCFRPTDTLQTILSVAEWRSDGDYRNFVVETMDVPRRSFNDLSKTLKECGIQNKSVLCILHDDDD, encoded by the coding sequence ATGACTGCTACGGAGCCAACCAGCagaccatcctctgggtccaaAAGCATTTCCTTTGATCTGCCTGCACACTCCATCACAGATCCCAACTCCAACATCATGAATGTTCCAAGGCCTAAATCTGCCAAAGGTCGGAGTCACTCTAACTCAGCGTATGTTCACGGCACAGAGACTTGTTCCTATCCTGTTCCGATTCCAACTACCTTCAGTGATTGGAGCGGCTGCCCCTCATCCTCGCCCCCCGCCCCTGTCTTATATCCACACACCAGGATCACTCGCGTGACTAAAGAGGAAGTCCCAGAACTTCTCCATCCTCTACCTTCTCGTCCATCGTCATCCTTAAATCGGTACAGAGTTCTACCCTCCATTGGGACCAGCGTCATCAGAACAAAGACTCCAGACCATAATGTGGACTTAAACATTGACTTTGAAGAAAAATTAAGCTTACATGGGGAAAAGAAGCCATCACACCTTAAATCCAAAAGTGCAACTTCCAAAGAACATTCCCTTGTCTTCCCACTGGACGAACCTTCAGAATCTGAGCCGAAATTGCGACTTGCTGTGAGGTACCCATCGGGCCAGAGATTTGAGTGTTGCTTCAGGCCTACAGATACGCTGCAGACTATCCTGTCTGTGGCGGAATGGAGGAGTGATGGCGACTACAGGAATTTTGTAGTTGAAACAATGGATGTGCCTAGGAGGAGCTTCAATGATTTGTCGAAGACACTGAAGGAATGTGGAATTCAGAATAAATCAGTTCTTTGTATcttacatgatgatgatgattaa